The following DNA comes from Brassica oleracea var. oleracea cultivar TO1000 chromosome C5, BOL, whole genome shotgun sequence.
GGGGTCTAACTCATTACACATTCATAATAATTCATCATCTTCATCTTCTTTCTTAAATAATGTAATATGTACACCAAGAAAATAATTAGGAAAAACTACACCTTCCTTCCTTTCTCCGCCTCATAAATAAATATATATAAAAAAAAAAAAGGGGAGTATGATTGATGAAGGCAAGATGAACATGCAACGTGATAAACTACTAGAGAGTACAGTTAAGCCCGTCTCAACAACTTGGAAGTGACACATAATAACAACTACTTTCTTTCTTTTCTTTTTTTTTGCCGTTGGTCGTTAGATCTGAATCTCTCCCCTCCCCAATGGTGTAGATTGTAAGCAACTCTTTCTCCACATACAGCCTTGATTCCAGGGCTTCTCTCTCTCCAGCAACAACAATGAACAGGAATCTCAGAGAGTCTCTCGCCGGTGGGAGGAATACTCCGGCGATCTCACAGTTTCGCAGAGGCAATAACAACAACAACCTCTCTCAGAACGGTTTCTCTAGAGATTCCGATGAGAATCTGGATCTCTTCTCCAAGATCCGCCGCTCGTTCCCGTTGTCTTCTTCAGACGAATTACCCGACGGTTCGTTTCTGATTCACTTTCCTTTTTTAGTAATTTTATGAAATTTTCGACTACTTTTGTCTCGATTCGATGTAATAGAGTTTCTAAATATAAATCTGGGGATCTCCGAGTTTGCTGATACGAGACAACACTTTGTCCGATTCGTAGAGACGAAAACGATGTTTAGTCTCTATACTACTAAACTGTCTTCATCTCCTAGATTCCATCTCTTTGCTTTCTCGATCAAAGTTAATGGGCTTTTTGGGACCAATGAAGAGTTTGCTTGATCTTGTTTTTGCCTCTTCGCTTTGATCCCTTTATTTAATTGACATTAAATCTCTTGTGTATTTCTTTGAAACTCACAGTTTCTGCTAAACTCGGGAGGCTCTCTGTCGGATCCAAACCAGCTCCCAGAGGCAAAGGTGATGATCTTTTGTCCTCTGCTGAAGGAGGCAAAAATGATTATGACTGGTTAGTTTCTTCTTCCCAGTCTCTGCTCGGTGGCTTAGCTCTCTCTCTCTCTCTGTGCTTCTAATCGAACAGTGAATCATAATTTACTACTTGTAGTGTCATTTGTTGTTTGGTTATTATGTTTATTTTCACTATGCTGACTGGACTTGGGGGTGTTGATAGTTTCTCTTGTTTTCCACCTATGGGAATATTGAAGTTTATATACATTTATGTTATCTATAGGCTTCTTACTCCACCTGGAACACCTCTTGGAAACGACTCTCATTCATCTTTGGCTGCTCCAAAGATTACACCTTCCGCTAGAGCCAGCTCTGCTTCAAAGGCATCAAGGGTATGAACTAAACCGCCTATTTTCTTTTCTTCCATGAGTTTCTTATAATAGAAATAGCGTTACCTTATTTAATTTATGTATACTATTTTTTTTTTTTCCTTTTTGCAGCTTTCGATTTCACAGTCTGAGACAAGTTACCACTCCACACGTCCAGCTAGAAGCAGCTCCGTGACGCGCCCATCCCTCTCCACCTCACAATACAGCTCATTTACTTCAAACCGTTCACCATCATCAATCCTAAACACTAGCTCAGCTTCTGTCTCATCCTACATCAGACCTTCATCCCCTAGCTCCCGTTCCTCATCTTCCGCTAGACCTTCCACTCCCACCCGTACTTCTTCAGCATCACGCGCCTCAACTCCGTCAAGAATCCGTCCCGGGTCATCTAGCTCATCCATGGACAAGCCCAGACCGTCCCTGAGCTCGAGACCATCGACTCCAACATCAAGACCACAGATTACAGCTAACTCCCCAAACATAGTTGCTTCTAGACCAAACTCTCGTCCTTC
Coding sequences within:
- the LOC106295504 gene encoding serine-rich adhesin for platelets, with translation MIDEGKMNMQRDKLLESTIVSNSFSTYSLDSRASLSPATTMNRNLRESLAGGRNTPAISQFRRGNNNNNLSQNGFSRDSDENLDLFSKIRRSFPLSSSDELPDVSAKLGRLSVGSKPAPRGKGDDLLSSAEGGKNDYDWLLTPPGTPLGNDSHSSLAAPKITPSARASSASKASRLSISQSETSYHSTRPARSSSVTRPSLSTSQYSSFTSNRSPSSILNTSSASVSSYIRPSSPSSRSSSSARPSTPTRTSSASRASTPSRIRPGSSSSSMDKPRPSLSSRPSTPTSRPQITANSPNIVASRPNSRPSTPTRRTPSISSASATSGSNISSGRGAANGRVTPSLSRPSSPGPRVRTTPQQPIVLADFPLDTPPNLRTSLQGRPISAGRSRPAAGSSITAKASPEPKGPLTRRNSSPVVTRGRLAETQGKGRYGGGNGLQHHMDAPEPRRISNVADVTSRRTLKTSSTVTDNNNGLGRSFSKNSLDMAIRHMDIRNGKSNGCALSTTTLFPQSIRQASSKIQPIRSVNNHSDSISSSGAENGNEANEGRRLMGKLSDMDMYESSRYDALLLKEDVKNTNWLHSIDDRSSDHGLMFDNGGFELLPEPFGPL